In the Nitrospirota bacterium genome, GCATGTAGCCGCTGCCCCGGACCGTCTGGATCAGCTTGCGTTCGTGGCCCCGGTCCACCTTGTTGCGCAGGTAGTTGACGTAGACGTCGATGACGTTCGTGAAGGTGTCGAAGTCCAGGTTCCAGACGTGCTCCGCGATCATCGGCCGCGTGAGCACCCGCCCGGCGTTGCGCATGAAGTATTCGAGCAGCGCGTACTCCTTCGCCGTGAGATCGATCTTCTTGCCGCACCTCGTCACCTCGCGCGTGGCGGGGTTCAGGATCAGGTCCTCGACCTGCAGCACCCCGGTCGCCTCGCCGGACCCGCGCCGGAGCAGGGCCCGGACGCGGGCGAGCAGCTCGTCGATCGCGAAGGGCTTGGTCAAGTAGTCGTCGGCGCCCGCATCCAGCCCCTTGACCTTCTGGTCCACCTGCGAGCGGGCGGTGAGGATCATGACCGGCGTCCGGACCTGCTCCTTGCGGAGCGAGGCGAGCACCTCCAGGCCCGAGCGGCCGGGGAGCATCAAGTCCAGGATGATGAGGTCGTAGCTGCCGGTCAGCGCCTGGTCCAGGCCCTGGGCGCCGTCGGCGCAGAGGTCCACCGCGTAGCTCTCCTCCTCCAGCGCCCGCCGGATGAAAGAAGCGACCTTGGCTTCGTCTTCGACGACGAGAATCCTCATGGTCACCGCCTGGGATTATAGCAGAGGCCGGGGGGCCGCTTGCGGGCGGGTACCGCGCCTCCGTATACTACGGCTCCAATCACCGGCCGGCTCCCACGGCGGCCACGCGGTGCACAGGCAACCGGCGGTACTCATGGAGGGCCCTCTGCAGACAGCGTCCTCCAAGCGCACACGACGGCTGGTCCCGTCCCTCTCCCGTGCCCGCGACATCCTGCGGCTGGTCTTCCAGGAGGGCGGGCCGGGCTTCTGCCAGTTCGCCCTGAACACGGCCTGCAACGCCAACTGCGGCTTCTGCAATTTCGCCCTGGACCGTCTGCCGAAAGAGCAGTGGGAGTTCGTGGAGCGGCAGGGGGCCCTGGACGCCCTGGCCATTCTCCACCGAGAAGGGGTTCGCTACCTGGTCTTCACCGGCGGGGAACCCACCCTGCATCCCGACCTCGTCACGTTCGTGCGACGGGCCGCCGGGCTCGGCATGAACGTCATGCTGGTGACCAATGCCGGCCTGCTGAAGCCGCAGAAGATTCGCGAGCTCGCCGAGGCGGGCCTGTCCAGCTTCATCATCTCGATTGACGCCGCGTCGCGCGAGGCGCACGAGCGCAACCGGGGGCTCCCCGGCGTCTGCGACCGGATCCGTCGCGCGAACGAGATGATCGAGGAGCTCGGCCTGCACGCCACAGCCTCGGTCACCATGAGCCGGCTCGTGGACTACGAGGCCCTGCCGGAGTTCCTGGAGGCGCTGGGCTTTGCATCGGTCGTCTTCTCCTACCCGCTCACGTCCCTGTCGTCCAACTTCCTGGGGTTCTCGGATTCGCCGCTCGTCAACCAGAACAAGCAGGAGCTCCTGGACGCCTATGAGAGAGTGAAGGGTTTGAAGAAGCGGTTCCGCGTCGTCAACCCGACCCTCTCTCTCGACGAAATGCAGCGGTTCCTCCGCGGGGAGGCGCAACGGTATCCATGCATCGCCGGGTACCGGTTCTTCTTTCTCGACTGGAAGCTCATGCTGTGGCGCTGCCACGCCTGGGACAAGCCCATGTGCTCGATCTACGAATTCGACCGTTCGAAGCTGGTGCGCGACGGCTGCACCAAGTGCATGATCAACTGCTATCGCGACACCAGCCTGATGCAGCACATCGCCGTGTCGGTTCACGACGCGTACGTGTCAATTCAAGGAGGAAGGCTGCGGGACGCGGTGGGGGCCCTGACGAGGCCCGGCAACCTCGCGTCCATCCGGGCCGTGCTGGAGGAGCTGCCCTGGATCGTGCGGTTCTGACCGTGCAATCCGTTATTTCGGCGGGAAGCGCGTGATCGTGACCGGCGCGTAGGAGAGCGCGGGGCCCTCGGCCGTGCGCCGGGCGAGCGTGTGCCTGAGCCAGTTGGCGTCGTCGCGAGTGGGGAAGTCCGAGCGGTAGTGGGCCCCGCGGCTCTCCTCGCGGGCCAGGGCGCCGGCCACGATGGTCTCCGCCACCTCTAAAAGCGACTGGAGCTCCAGGGCCTGGATCAGGTCGGTGTTGAAGACCAGCCCGTGGTCCTGGAGGTGGAGGAAGGCCGCTCTGGCCTTCAGCTCCCGGACCTTCTCGCTCGCCTCGTCCATGGATTTCCTGGTCCGGAAGATGCCCAGGTTCAGGCTCATGACCCGGCCCAGCTCTTCGCGCAGTTGCCAGGCGCGCCAGGAGCCCCTGCTCTCCATGAGCCGGCGGATCCGCTCTCCCTCGGCGAGCAGCGTCCGGTCCGAGACGGCGCGGGGGGGAACGCCGCCGACGGACTCGGCGGCTCTCGTTCCGGCCCGCCGGCCGAAGACGATCGTTTCGAGGAGCGAGTTCCCCCCCAGCCGGTTCGCCCCGTGGACGCTCACGCAGGCGCACTCGCCCGCCGCGTAGAGGCCCGGCAGTTCGGTCTCCCCCCACTGGTTGGCCCGCACCCCGCCCATCTGATAGTGGGCGCCGGGCCGGACCGGGATCGGGGATTCCACCGGGTCCACGCCGGCGAACTCGATCGCGAGCTGTCGGATCTGCGGCAGTCGCTCCTCGATCCTGGCCCGGCCCAGGTGCCGGAGATCCAGGAGCACGCAGCCGTCCACCCCGCGCCCTTCCAGGATTTCCTGGCCGATCGCGAGCGAGACGGTCGAGCGGGTGGCCAGCTCCATCTGCTCCGGCGCGTAATTCTTCATGAACCGCTCGCCCAGCGTGTTGAGCAGGTAACCGCCCTCGCCCCTGGCCCCTTCGGTGATCAGGATGCCCGTGTCCTTCAGAGTCGTGGGGTGGAACTGGACGAACTCCATGTCCTCCAGCGGCACCCCGGCCCGGTAGGCCAGGGCCATCCCGTCGCCGGTGTTGATCACCGCGTTCGTGCTCGTGAGGAAGACGCGGCCGCTCCCGCCCGTGGCCAGGATGACGGCTTTGGCGCCGATGACGTGCAGGCCGCCCTGCTTGAGGTCCCAGGCGACGACCCCGCGGCAGGCTCCGCCCTCGACGATCAGGCTGGTCGCGTACCATTCCTCGTAGACGAAGACGTGGTGCTTGAGGAGCTGCTCGTACATCACGTGGAGGAGCGCGTGGCCGGTACGGTCTGCGGCGTAGCAAGTGCGCACGGCTCCGGCCCCGCCGAACGGGCGCTGCGCGATCCGGCCCCGCTCGTCCCGGCTGAAGATGACGCCCATGCGCTCCAGCTCCAGGATGTCACCCGGGGCTTCCCGGCACATGGCCTCGATCGCGTCCTGATCGCCCAGGTACAGGCCACCCTTGGCCGTGTCGAAGGCATGTTGCTCCCAGGAATCATGCTCCCCGATGGCGGCGTTGATGCCGCCCTGGGCGGCGACCGAGTGGCTGCGGACCGGATGGACTTTCGAGAGGACCGCCACGTCCAGGTGGGGTCGGTGGGCGAGCGCGGCGAGGGAAGCCCTCATGCCGGCCAGGCCGGCTCCGACGATGAGGATGTCGTGGACTTTCATGCGGCCGGCCGGGGGATCTGGCTGGAGGGCCGCCGGCTACGGCCAGGGTCTGCACGCATGGCCACATGATGGCGGAAGCGGGAGGATTTCGCAAGGAGGGTGCCATGTCAGACGCCTTCACCCGGAGGAGGAGTTATGATATACCGGTGGCCGCTGGAAGACGTGCCCCGACCCTGTTGATCCATTCTCGCAAGGAGCCAAGGACCGGACCATGGATGCCAAGGACCTGCTGAGCCAGACCGACCGTTTCGTCACCCGGCACCTGGGCCCGACCGACGCCGACATCCAGGAGATGCTGGCGACCCTCGGCCTCCAGTCGCTCGACGCCCTGATCGAGGCCACGGTGCCGGAGGAGATCCGGCTGAAGAGGCGCCTGGCGCTCGATGCCCCGCTGGGCGAATTCGAGGCGCTGGCCCGGTTGCGGACCTTGCACGACCGGAACCAGATCTTCCGCTCCTTCATCGGGCTGGGCTATTACGACTGCATGACCCCGCCGGTTATCCAACGGAACATCCTGGAGAATCCCGGATGGTACACCCAGTACACCCCCTACCAGCCGGAGATCGCCCAGGGCCGGCTGGAGGCGCTGCTCAACTTCCAAACCATGGTGGCGGACCTGACGGGCCTGCCGCTGGCGAACGCCTCCCTCCTGGACGAGGCGACGGCTGCCGCTGAGGCCATGACCATGTGTCTGCGGATCGCGCACCACGAGGCCGGGGAGAGTCAAACGAAGATCGGTTTCTTCGTGGCGGACGACTGCCATCCCCAGACGATCGCGGTCATGCAGACCAGGGCCGAGCCCTTAGGCATCAGCCTGCACGTGGGCCGGTCGGATCGGGTCGAGTTCGGCGGCCTCTTCGGGCTCCTGCTCCAATATCCGGCCACGGACGGGGCGGTGCGCGACTATGGCTCGCTGATCGCCAAGGCCCATGCAGCGGGGGTGAAGGTCGTGGTCGCGACCGATCTGTTGGCCCTGACGTTGCTCAAGCCGCCGGGCGAGCTCGGTGCGGACATCGCCGTCGGTTCCAGCCAGCGGTTCGGCGTGCCGCTCGGCTTCGGCGGCCCCCACGCGGCGTTCCTCGCCACCAAACAGGACTATGTCCGCCAGATGCCCGGCCGGCTCGTCGGGGTGTCGTGCGACGCGGCGGGGAAGCCGGCCTTGCGGCTGACCCTGCAGACCCGCGAGCAGCACATCCGGCGCGAGAAGGCCACCAGCAACATCTGCACGGCGCAGGTCCTGCTGGCGGTCATGGCCAGCATGTACGCGGTCTATCACGGGCCGGAGGGGCTCAAGCGGATCGCGGAGCGGGTGCACGGCCTGGCCTGCCTGCTGGCGGAAGGCCTGCGCCGGCTGGGCTGCGAGGTCGGGCGCGAGCCCTTCTTCGACACGGTGTCGGTCCGGCCGGCAGCCAAGGATCGGACCGAGGACGTGCTGGCCCGCGCGGCCCGGAAACGGATCAACCTGCGGCGCTTCGCGGACGGCTCGCTCGGCATCGCCTTGGACGAGGTCACGACGGCGGACGATCTTCAGACGCTTTGGGAAATTTTCGCGGCCGATCGGCCGCTGCCGTTCAAGGCGGAGGACCTGGCCGGAACCCCGCCCACGTCGTTGCCGCCAGCGCTGGCCAGAACCAGCAAGTACCTGACCCACGAGGTCTTCAACCGGTACCACTCCGAGCACGAGATGCTCCGGTACATCCACCGGCTCCAGGCGCGCGACCTCTCGCTGGTCCATTCCATGATCTCGCTGGGCTCCTGCACGATGAAGCTGAACGCCACCGTGGAGATGATTCCGGTCACCTGGAAAGGCTTCGGCCGTCTCCATCCGTTCGCCCCGGAAGAGCAGACCCAGGGGTACCAGGAGCTCTTCACGCAACTGGAACGGTGGCTGGCCGAGATCACCGGCTTCGCTGCCGTGTCGCTCCAGCCGAATGCGGGGGCGCAGGGGGAATATGCGGGCCTGCTCGTCATCCGGGCCTATCACAAGGATCGCGGCCAGGGTCAGCGGAACGTCTGCCTGATTCCCGTCTCGGCCCACGGGACGAATCCGGCCAGCGCGGCCATGGCCGGGCTCACGGTCGTGCCCGTCGCCTGCGACGCCAGGGGGAACGTGGACCCCGCGGACCTGGAAGCCAAGGCCAAGCAGCATCGGGACAGGCTCGCCGCGCTGATGATCACCTATCCCTCCACGCACGGAGTCTTCGAGGAGGGGATCACGCGGGTCTGCGCGATCGTGCACGAGCACGGCGGGCAGGTGTACATGGACGGGGCCAACATGAACGCCCAGGTTGGGCTCTGCCGGCCCGGGGACATCGGCGCCGATGTCTGCCACCTGAACCTGCACAAGACCTTCTGCATTCCGCACGGGGGCGGCGGGCCGGGCATGGGGCCGATCGCGGTGGCGGCCCACCTCGCCCCGTTCCTTCCGGGCCATCCGCTGCGCAAGGTCGGCGGGGCCAAGGCGATCGGACCGGTCGCGGCGTCGCCCTACAGCAGCGCGAGCATCCTGCCGATCTCCTGGGTCTACATCGCCCTGATGGGGGGCGAAGGGCTGACCAAGGCGACCACGGTGGCGATCCTGAACGCCAACTACATGGCCAGGCGGCTGGAGAAGCACTTCCCGGTGCTCTACACGGGGAGGAAAGGCTTCGTGGCCCACGAGTTCATCGTGGACGTGCGGCACTTCAGGGAGACGTCCGGCGTGGAGGTCAACGACATCGCGAAGCGCCTCATGGACTTCGGCTTCCACGCGCCGACCATGTCCTTCCCGGTCGCGGGCACCCTGATGATCGAGCCGACGGAGAGCGAATCGAAGATCGAGCTGGACCGGTTCTGCGACGCGATGATCGCGATCCGCGGGGAGATCCAGGAGATCGTGGAGGGGCGCCTGCCGCGCGACAACAACCAGCTCAGGCACGCGCCGCACACGGCCCAGGCCGTCGCCGCGACCGACTGGCCCCACCCGTACAGCCGCGAGCAGGCGGCGTTCCCCACCCCCTGGGTGCGCGAGCACAAGTTCTGGCCGGCGGTCGCGCGCATTGACAACGCCTACGGCGACCGGAACCTCTTCTGCACCTGCCCGCCGCCGGACAGCTACCAATAGCAAGACGAGATCATGGAATCAGATCCGGTTCCCGGCTTGAATCGCAGGGCCTTTCTCGTCCGAACCGGTCTGTTCCTCGGCGCGGGCGCACTGGCGGGAACTCTCCCCGCCCTGAGCCGGCCCGCCTCGGCCGCGCCGCCCCAGCTCGACACCTGGGAGGCGGTCCGGGACCAGTTTCTCCTCTCGCGCGACTTCGTCCACATGACCGGCTTCCTCCTGGCCTCCCATCCCACACCGGTCCGGGAGGCCATCGAGCGGCACCGGCGCGGGCTCGACGAGAACCCGGCCCACTACTGGGCCGACAACGAAGAGCGGTTCGAAGCCGACGTGCTCCGCGCCGCCGCCGACTATCTGGGCGTGTCCCCGCTGGATATCGCCCTGACAGACAGTACGACGATGGGGTTGGGCCTGCTCTACGGCGGGCTCGCGCTGCGCGAAGGGCAGGAGGTCCTGACGACGACCCACGACCACTACTCGACGCAGACCTCGCTCCAGTTGCGCGCCGAGCGGACCGGCGCCTCGATCCGGACCGTCCCCCTGTACCGGGACCTGAAGACAGTCTCGAAGGAGGAGATCGTCGCGACGCTGGTCGGGCACATCCGCCCGCAGACCCGCTACGTCGCGGTCACCTGGGTCCATTCGAGCACGGGCCTCAAGCTCCCGATCAGGGAGATGGCCGAGGCGCTGAAGCGGATCAACGTCTCCCGCGCCGAAGGGGACTTGGTGCTCCTCTGCGTGGACGGAGTGCACGGATTGGGAGTCGAGGACGTGCGGATGGAGGATCTGGGCTGCGACTTTTTCGTCGCCGGCACCCACAAGTGGCTGTGTGGCCCGCGCGGTACGGGCCTGGTCTGGGGCCGTCCTGAAGCCTGGTCCCTCGCCCAGGCGACGATCCCCACGTTCAACATGGACGCCTACCGGATCTGGATGCAGGAGCCTCCGAAGGAAAAGGTCTCCCAGGCCGCGCGCATGACTCCCGGCGGCTTCCACTCCTTCGAGCACCGGTGGGCTTTGGGCGAGGCCTTCCGCTTCCACCTCGCCGTCGGCAAGGCCAGGATCGAGGCGCGCATCCACGCGCTCAACCGGCAACTGAAGGAGGGGCTGGCGAGGATCAAGGGCGTCACGTTGCACACGCCCATGGCCGAGGACCTGTCGGCCGGCATCGTCTGCTTCGAGCTGGCCGGTTGGAAGCCGGACAAGGCGGTGGAGGCCCTCCGCCGACGCCGGATCATCGCCAGCGAGACCCCCTACGCCGTGAAATACATCCGCCTGGCCCCGAGCCTCCTGACTTCGCCGGAGGAAGTGGACAAGACGCTGGAGGCGATCCGGGCGATGGCCGGGTAAGCGGCCCTGGAGGGAGGGACCGGTTCAGACGGGCCGTTGTCGCAGGTAAACGGATTGCAGGCCGACGATCGTCTTGGCGTCCCGGATGGTCCCGTCGCGGATCAGCTCGATCGCCTTCTCCAGCGGTATCTCAACCACCTCGAGGACCTCGTCGTGGTCCAGCCGCTGCTGGGTTTTCGTGAGCTCTGTGGCCTTGAAGAGGTGCATGACTTCGTCGGTGAACCCCGGCGCGGTGAAGAAGGTCTCGAGCCGCTCGATCCGTTCCGCCCGGTACCCGATTTCTTCCTCGATCTCCCGCTCGGCGCAGGCGCGCGGGTCCTCGCCCGGATGCAGCTTGCCGGCGGGGATCTCGTAAATGAAGCCTCCGGCGGCCAGCCGAAACTGCCGGATCAGCACGACGGTCCGTTCGTCCTTCATCGGCACGACCGCCGCCGCGCCCGGATGCCGGACGATTTCGAGCTCGACCGTGGCCCCGTTGGGCAGTTCCACGGTTTCCAGGTTGAGCGTCAGCACCCGGCCCTTGAAGATGTTCTTGATGCTCATGAGCTAGAGGCACGAGGCGCGTGACGCGTCTCCCGTGGCTCGTCTCTCGTCGTTCATCAGACGCTTCACGCATCGCGAGCGACGTTTCTTCGTCGCCCCAGCCACCGCCCGCCCCTTGCCCCTAGCCTCGCACCTGCGCAAGGCTACGCCTTGCGCTTGTAGAACGGCGGCTTGACGACCTGGGCCGGGACGAGGCGGCCGCGGATGTCAACGGTCATGGCAGACCCGACGCCGGCGAGGGAGGGAGGCAGGTAGCCGAGCCCGATGCCCTTCTGCAGAATCGGCGACAGGTTGCCGCTGGTCACCTCCCCGACCTGGCGGCCGTCAGCCAGGATCTTGAACCCGTGTCGGGGCACGGCCTTTTCGAGCAGCTCGAAGGCGGCCAGCCGTCTGGCCGAGCCTTGGCTCTTCTGCCGCCACAGGGCCTCGCGTCCGATGAAGTCCCCCTTCTCGAAGCTCACTACCCAGTCCGCACCGGCCTCGATCGGCGTCGTGTCTTCGGAAATGTCGTTGCCGTAGAGCAGGTAGGCCATCTCCAGACGCAGGAGGTCCCGCGCGCCCAGCCCGGCCGGCTTCAGCCCGGCCGCCTTACCCACCGCGAGCAGCTCGGTCCAGAGGGCCAGGGCGCGGCCGGCCGGGACGTAGAGTTCGTAGCCCAACTCGCCCGTGTAGCCGGTGCGGGTGATGAGCAAGGGAGCCCCGGCCAGGGTCGCCTCCAGACAGTGCCGCGGCTTCAGATCCTCGATCCGGCTCAGGCCCAGGTCGGCCAGGACTTTCCGGGAGGCGGGGCCCTGGAGCGCCAACTGCGCGAGTGTCCCCGACTTATCCTCGATCCGCAAGTCCACGCGTCCGGTCGCTTGCTCTTTCAGCCAGGCCAGGATCTTCTCCCGGTTTGAGGCGTTGACGCAGAGCAGGTACTCGTCCGCCTTGAGCCGATATACGAAGATGTCGTCCTTGATCCCGCCGTCGGGATTGCAGACCATCGAGTAGTGGGACTCCAGCACGGCCAGCTTCGCCGCGTCGTTGGTCGCGACCGACTGGAGGAAGGGCAGCGCGCCGCCGCCGGAGAGGGCGATCCGGCCCATGTGGCTCACGTCGAAGAGCCCGGCGGCGGTGCGGACGGTCTGGTATTCGTCCACCACGCCGGAATACTGGATCGGCATCTCCCAGCCGGCGAAGTCCACCAGCCTGGCCTGCGCGGCCACGTGGCCGTCGAACAGAGGAGTGCGCTTCATGCCGATAGCCGGCTGCGGATGGCCGGTCACCGGAGGCCGAGGAGTTCCACTTCGAAGGTCAAGGTCGCGTTGGGCGGGATGGCGCCGGGAACCCCGCGCGGCCCGTAGCCGAGGTGCGGCGGGATGATCAGCTTGCGCTTGCCGCCCACCTGCATCGAGCCGACGCCCTCGTCCCATCCCTTGATGACCTGCCCCGCGCCGACGCGGAACGAGAAGGGCTCGTTGCGGTCGCGGGAGCTGTCGAACTTGGTGCCGTCGGCGAGCCAGCCCGTATAGTGCACCGTCGCCGTGTCGCCCAGTTCGGCCTGGCGGCCCTTGCCCGGGACGAGGTCCACGTACTGGAGTCCCGATTCGGTCGTCACCACCAGCCCTCCTTCCTGGTTGCCGGACTTCCGGTCCGCTGCCTGGGCGAAGGAAACCGTCGCCGTGATCGCCGCGGCCAGCAGGACGTTCAGCGTCGTTGTTCTTCCGATCATGCCCGTCTCCCTATTCCGGTTCCGAGAACAGCGCCAGGCTCGCGGTGTAGCCGTGCAGAAAGTTGCTGCCGCCCACCGGGCCGATCTCGCCCTGTGCGAAGAATCCCGCCAGCGGCAGGTCTCCCACCCGCTCCCGGAACGTCGTCGCGTCATGGTTCGGGCGGCCGAAGAGGGCTCGGCCCCGTCCGCAGCAACTGAACAGCAGGGCGCCCAGCGGCGGCTTCCCGCGCTTGGCCCGCTCCGCGGCCAGCAAGAGCTGCAGGTCCTCGCTCGCGGCGTCGGCGTCGCGGAGGTGGAACTGGACGGTCTGCCCCTCCTGCACCTCGTCGCCGATCGCCACGCTGCCGGAGTTGCGGTCCGCCCCGATCAGGTTCCGGACCAGGAAGTCCCCCCGTTCGAAGCGCGCGCGATGCTCGTCGATCACGATGCCGATGTGCAGGGCCCGGTGGGCGATCCGCCGCTCATCGCTGCCCAGCGATTCGAACACCGCCTGCAATCGGTCCAGAGCCGGAGATCCGCCCAATTCATGGATGACGTTCTGCTCGGCCTTGGTGACGACGAAGGGCTCGCCGATCGGCCGACAACCCTGCGAGACGATCGTCCGGACCGCGATGCGACCGGAGAGGGCCGTCCCCACCAGCCCGCCTTCCAGGACCTCGTCGTTGAATACCAGCCGGTTTTCGCCCAGGTCGTGCCCGCCCCCGGCCAGTCCGCCGATTGCGGCGGTTCCCGGGGCCCGGTCGGCCAAGGCCGGCAGCACTTCGTTGATCGGGGTGGAAAAGGGGTCGGCCAGAAGGACGCAGGCCGGCGGCTCGGCCCCCGTCTCCAGCACGTCCGGCCATCCCCTGATCGCGAACCCGTCCGCTCCTTGGGGGAAGGACAGTCGGAAGGGAGCGATCCGAACCTCCGGCAGGCAGGCGGCCCAGAGGACGGCCGCCGACCCGGTCTCGACCTCTTCTGAGCCGGCGATGATCCCTTCCCCCGTGCAGCCGAGCAGAGTCCGGGGCGTCAACTCCTCCCGAACGGCCCGGCACAGGTCCTCGGCCTCCGGGGCGTAATGGGCGGAAAAGAACAGGAACGCGAGGTCGGCTCCGGCGTTCCCCAACTCGCGCCTGGCCGAAGCGCCCAGCGCCCGTCCCGCCTTGGACGGGTCCCGGTCGCGCGCGAGCGAGACGGAGAACCGGAGCCCTGTCTCTTGCCTGGTCAGCATGGCAGGCGGTCGTCCTCCGGCGCTACTCGGGCAGGTTCGCGCGTTCGCCCCGCTGGGCTTGGAGCTTCTTGTAGTACCGCCACATGTAGGAATGGTAGTCGTCGAGCTGGGCGAGGAGATAATGCAATTCGGTGGGGTCTTCGGTCTCGAGCGCACGCACCATGCGGGCTTGGAGAAACTCGCCGAAAGCCTGCGTCTTTTCGATCGCCGTCAGGAGTTTCAGGCCGCCGCCGATCTGGTACTCGCCCACGTGATTCTCCTTCGCTGCCGAAGTCCGAGGTGTCCTCCGCAAGGATAGACACGCCGTCGTGGAAATGCAAGCGGGCCGGAGCGGCTCCATGGAAGTCGTTCATAAAAAGCAGCAGGGCCTCACCGACCGGCCCCGACCAACGTACGCAGCCGGGAGAGGGAAATCGCCTCCACGCGCCGTCCGTCCCGTCCCTCCATCGTCGAGGCCATGGTCAAGGCGTTCAGGATGGCTTCTTCGGTCGCCTCGACGGTCGCGGCCAGAAGCGGGTTCAGGTGGGTGTCGGCCAGGTGCGTCATCGGGTAGGTCCGCTCCTTGGGATAGTGGGGGATCGTGTTGCCGGTGGAAAAGGCCAGCATGAAATCCCCGCTGCCGTGCCTGGCGGTGGAGCCGGTGCGGGCGAGCCCCAAGGCCGCCCGCCTGGCCAGGCGGCCGAGTTGGCGCCCGTCCAGCGGGGCGTCGGTGGCGAT is a window encoding:
- a CDS encoding response regulator transcription factor produces the protein MRILVVEDEAKVASFIRRALEEESYAVDLCADGAQGLDQALTGSYDLIILDLMLPGRSGLEVLASLRKEQVRTPVMILTARSQVDQKVKGLDAGADDYLTKPFAIDELLARVRALLRRGSGEATGVLQVEDLILNPATREVTRCGKKIDLTAKEYALLEYFMRNAGRVLTRPMIAEHVWNLDFDTFTNVIDVYVNYLRNKVDRGHERKLIQTVRGSGYMLRSGSE
- a CDS encoding radical SAM protein — protein: MEGPLQTASSKRTRRLVPSLSRARDILRLVFQEGGPGFCQFALNTACNANCGFCNFALDRLPKEQWEFVERQGALDALAILHREGVRYLVFTGGEPTLHPDLVTFVRRAAGLGMNVMLVTNAGLLKPQKIRELAEAGLSSFIISIDAASREAHERNRGLPGVCDRIRRANEMIEELGLHATASVTMSRLVDYEALPEFLEALGFASVVFSYPLTSLSSNFLGFSDSPLVNQNKQELLDAYERVKGLKKRFRVVNPTLSLDEMQRFLRGEAQRYPCIAGYRFFFLDWKLMLWRCHAWDKPMCSIYEFDRSKLVRDGCTKCMINCYRDTSLMQHIAVSVHDAYVSIQGGRLRDAVGALTRPGNLASIRAVLEELPWIVRF
- a CDS encoding FAD-binding protein, which produces MKVHDILIVGAGLAGMRASLAALAHRPHLDVAVLSKVHPVRSHSVAAQGGINAAIGEHDSWEQHAFDTAKGGLYLGDQDAIEAMCREAPGDILELERMGVIFSRDERGRIAQRPFGGAGAVRTCYAADRTGHALLHVMYEQLLKHHVFVYEEWYATSLIVEGGACRGVVAWDLKQGGLHVIGAKAVILATGGSGRVFLTSTNAVINTGDGMALAYRAGVPLEDMEFVQFHPTTLKDTGILITEGARGEGGYLLNTLGERFMKNYAPEQMELATRSTVSLAIGQEILEGRGVDGCVLLDLRHLGRARIEERLPQIRQLAIEFAGVDPVESPIPVRPGAHYQMGGVRANQWGETELPGLYAAGECACVSVHGANRLGGNSLLETIVFGRRAGTRAAESVGGVPPRAVSDRTLLAEGERIRRLMESRGSWRAWQLREELGRVMSLNLGIFRTRKSMDEASEKVRELKARAAFLHLQDHGLVFNTDLIQALELQSLLEVAETIVAGALAREESRGAHYRSDFPTRDDANWLRHTLARRTAEGPALSYAPVTITRFPPK
- the gcvP gene encoding aminomethyl-transferring glycine dehydrogenase, with product MDAKDLLSQTDRFVTRHLGPTDADIQEMLATLGLQSLDALIEATVPEEIRLKRRLALDAPLGEFEALARLRTLHDRNQIFRSFIGLGYYDCMTPPVIQRNILENPGWYTQYTPYQPEIAQGRLEALLNFQTMVADLTGLPLANASLLDEATAAAEAMTMCLRIAHHEAGESQTKIGFFVADDCHPQTIAVMQTRAEPLGISLHVGRSDRVEFGGLFGLLLQYPATDGAVRDYGSLIAKAHAAGVKVVVATDLLALTLLKPPGELGADIAVGSSQRFGVPLGFGGPHAAFLATKQDYVRQMPGRLVGVSCDAAGKPALRLTLQTREQHIRREKATSNICTAQVLLAVMASMYAVYHGPEGLKRIAERVHGLACLLAEGLRRLGCEVGREPFFDTVSVRPAAKDRTEDVLARAARKRINLRRFADGSLGIALDEVTTADDLQTLWEIFAADRPLPFKAEDLAGTPPTSLPPALARTSKYLTHEVFNRYHSEHEMLRYIHRLQARDLSLVHSMISLGSCTMKLNATVEMIPVTWKGFGRLHPFAPEEQTQGYQELFTQLERWLAEITGFAAVSLQPNAGAQGEYAGLLVIRAYHKDRGQGQRNVCLIPVSAHGTNPASAAMAGLTVVPVACDARGNVDPADLEAKAKQHRDRLAALMITYPSTHGVFEEGITRVCAIVHEHGGQVYMDGANMNAQVGLCRPGDIGADVCHLNLHKTFCIPHGGGGPGMGPIAVAAHLAPFLPGHPLRKVGGAKAIGPVAASPYSSASILPISWVYIALMGGEGLTKATTVAILNANYMARRLEKHFPVLYTGRKGFVAHEFIVDVRHFRETSGVEVNDIAKRLMDFGFHAPTMSFPVAGTLMIEPTESESKIELDRFCDAMIAIRGEIQEIVEGRLPRDNNQLRHAPHTAQAVAATDWPHPYSREQAAFPTPWVREHKFWPAVARIDNAYGDRNLFCTCPPPDSYQ
- a CDS encoding aminotransferase class V-fold PLP-dependent enzyme; the encoded protein is MESDPVPGLNRRAFLVRTGLFLGAGALAGTLPALSRPASAAPPQLDTWEAVRDQFLLSRDFVHMTGFLLASHPTPVREAIERHRRGLDENPAHYWADNEERFEADVLRAAADYLGVSPLDIALTDSTTMGLGLLYGGLALREGQEVLTTTHDHYSTQTSLQLRAERTGASIRTVPLYRDLKTVSKEEIVATLVGHIRPQTRYVAVTWVHSSTGLKLPIREMAEALKRINVSRAEGDLVLLCVDGVHGLGVEDVRMEDLGCDFFVAGTHKWLCGPRGTGLVWGRPEAWSLAQATIPTFNMDAYRIWMQEPPKEKVSQAARMTPGGFHSFEHRWALGEAFRFHLAVGKARIEARIHALNRQLKEGLARIKGVTLHTPMAEDLSAGIVCFELAGWKPDKAVEALRRRRIIASETPYAVKYIRLAPSLLTSPEEVDKTLEAIRAMAG
- a CDS encoding NUDIX hydrolase, whose protein sequence is MSIKNIFKGRVLTLNLETVELPNGATVELEIVRHPGAAAVVPMKDERTVVLIRQFRLAAGGFIYEIPAGKLHPGEDPRACAEREIEEEIGYRAERIERLETFFTAPGFTDEVMHLFKATELTKTQQRLDHDEVLEVVEIPLEKAIELIRDGTIRDAKTIVGLQSVYLRQRPV
- the gcvT gene encoding glycine cleavage system aminomethyltransferase GcvT; amino-acid sequence: MKRTPLFDGHVAAQARLVDFAGWEMPIQYSGVVDEYQTVRTAAGLFDVSHMGRIALSGGGALPFLQSVATNDAAKLAVLESHYSMVCNPDGGIKDDIFVYRLKADEYLLCVNASNREKILAWLKEQATGRVDLRIEDKSGTLAQLALQGPASRKVLADLGLSRIEDLKPRHCLEATLAGAPLLITRTGYTGELGYELYVPAGRALALWTELLAVGKAAGLKPAGLGARDLLRLEMAYLLYGNDISEDTTPIEAGADWVVSFEKGDFIGREALWRQKSQGSARRLAAFELLEKAVPRHGFKILADGRQVGEVTSGNLSPILQKGIGLGYLPPSLAGVGSAMTVDIRGRLVPAQVVKPPFYKRKA
- a CDS encoding FKBP-type peptidyl-prolyl cis-trans isomerase encodes the protein MIGRTTTLNVLLAAAITATVSFAQAADRKSGNQEGGLVVTTESGLQYVDLVPGKGRQAELGDTATVHYTGWLADGTKFDSSRDRNEPFSFRVGAGQVIKGWDEGVGSMQVGGKRKLIIPPHLGYGPRGVPGAIPPNATLTFEVELLGLR